TGGTGCTGGCGTACTCCACGGTGACCTCGTTGCTGGATATGCCTTCCGGATAGATGACACGGTATCCCAGGGACTGTTTTCCCACCGCGGTGACGCTGGAAAGGTCTACCCGGATTCTGACTTTTTTCGTATCCAGCCTGGCGATCACCGTACGCTCGGCCCGGAGCCGCAGCGTGACCGTCGTGTCGGTGGAGCCGGTCAGAAGCATCAGCCCCCGGTCTGCAAGGATGGTGTTCTCCCCCACAAACTCCACCGGGATGTCATTTGCATAGGTGGTGACTTTGATCCCCTTTGCGCTGTCCACATAGAGCCAGACGCCGAACGCGACCAAAGCGGAAATGACGATCAAAAACGCCTTGCTCTTTTTATTCTCCATCATCGCTGCCACCATCCTTCCTGCGGAACAGGCGAATCTTGCGCTTGTCCGTCTCGGCACTCTCCTGCGGAAGCAACTCGTTCCGCAGGAGGTTTTCCAGCGTCTCCGGCATCAGGTGCCGTTTCAGCATGCCGCCGATGGCCACGGAGATGGAACCCGTCTCCTCAGAGACAATCACCACCACCGCATCGGAGTTCTCGCTCATGCCGATGCCCGCCCTGTGGCGCATGCCCAAATCGCGGCTCAGATTGACGTTTTTGGAAAGCGGCAGCATGCAGCCGGCGCCCAGCACCCGGCCCTGCCGGATGATGACGGCGCCGTCATGCATAGGTGCCTTGACGAAAAAGATATTCTTCAAAAGCTCGTTGGACACGGCCGCATCCAGCACCGTGCCGCTGCGGACCAGGTCATCCAAGAGGATTTCCCGTTCAAACACAATCAATACGCCGGTACGGCTCTTGGACATCTCCGTACAGGCCAGCACAGTCTGACCGATGGCGTGCTCCATAGTGCCCGCTTTCTGCTCCTTGGAAAAAAGGCCAAAGCCGGCGAAGCGGCTGCTGCCCACCTGCTCCAGGATACGCCGGATCTCCGGCTGAAACAGGATGATCAGAGCCAGAATACCAAGCTCCATCATACGGTTTAAAATGAAGTTGATGCCGTTCAGCTTGAAGATGGTAGAGAGCCACAGCGCCATCAAAAATACCAGCAGGCCCTTGAGCAGACTGGCGGCCTTTGTGCTCTTGACCAGCTTCAGGAGCTGGTAGACCAGGTACGCCATAATGGTAATGTCCAGGATATCCGCAATCTTGATCGTCATCAGGAATCTGACGACAACGGCGAGCAAATTTGTGATCATTTCCATGTCGGCATCCTCTCAGGCAATTAGTAACACTTATTATATAAAAAATACTGGCTAATTGCAAGGATTACCAGTCTGAAAATTGTGAACTTTGGTTCATATTTCTACATTTTTTCTACAAATACCACAAAAGAAATCAAATCGTGCGCAAAAGTTGCAGGAATCTGCTGATTTCCTGTCTGGAGTTAAATGCGGAAAAACTTAAGCGGACGGTTCCGCTTTGCAGCGTGCCCGCCGTCTGATGGGCAAGCGGAGCGCAGTGGAAGCCCGCCCGGACTGCTATACCGCTGTTTGCAAGGGCCTCGCCCACCGATTCCACGTCCCGGTTGGCCATCAGGAAAGAGAGAACCCCCACCTGATTGCGCAGATCCGGCTCGGCAAATACACGGATTCCCGGAATCCGGCGCATTGCCACCGCCGCGGCCTGGGTCAGCTCTCTCTCATGCTGGCAGATGACCTCCGGCGACCGGGAGCGCACAAAGCGTACTCCTTCCAGAAGCCCTGCGATCCCTGGCATGTTGTGGGTTCCGGCCTCCAGCCGGTCCGGCAGAAAATCCGGCATCTCCTGCTGCACTGAAAGGCTGCCGGTACCGCCCTCCATAAGAGGGGTCGCACTGTGGTTGCAGAGCAGGACGCCGGTGCCCTGAGGCCCATAGAGCCCCTTGTGTCCCGGCATGGCGATGAAGGCTGCCTGAAGAGACATGAGGTCCAGAGGCAGCACGCCGGCGCTCTGGGACGCATCCACGATCAGGGGGACATTGCGGCTTCGGCAAAGAGCGGCGATTCCCTCCAGCGGAAGGACGCATCCGAAGACGTTAGAGACATGGTTGCAGATCACCGCATCCACATCGGAAGAAATGGCCCGCTCAAAAGCGCTCAGCGCCGCTTTCTGTTGAAAGAGGGGGCTGGCCGCTACCGTGACGCGAACATTTGGAATTGCGCTCAGGGGGCGGGTGACCGCGTTGTGTTCATAGCCGGAGATCACCACATGGCTGCCCGGCTTCACCAGTGTTTTGATCGCAATATTCAGTCCATGGGTGGCATTTGAGGTAAAAATAACCTGCTCCGGCGATTCCGCATGGAACAGCTCCGCAAGCTCGCTGCGGCATTCAAATGCAGTTTCCGCTGCCGTCTGGGCGGCGGGATAGTTTCCCCTTCCCGGGGAACTCATTGTCGCCATGGCCCGGGCCATGGCGTCCCGGACCGCAGCGGGCTTCTGAAATGTGGTGGCTGCGCTGTCAAAATAGATCATAGCCTTACCTCGGCTCTAATTCGTGATATTCTCCCTGCTGGAATAAAAAAACTTGGATCGGATTCAGTCCCGCCTCGTGCAGCGCACGCAGCGCAGGTGCCAGATGCTCTGTGCGCAGGCGCAGGGCATAGCTGCATCCCCGGTCGGTCAGACCCACAGGCGCCCGAAAAATCTGGGCGCGGATGCCGATCCGTTCCAGCACCCTGCTCATTCGCTGGGCATAGGTGATGGAGCGGGCGATGATCAGGTAGTATTCCAAAACTCACTCCCCCTCTCAACTCAGTGTATGCCCAAATGAAAAGAGCGTGCCGGAATCGGCACGCTCTCACTTCTTTTTTTCTACCAGCACAATGGCGTGGGCTGCCATACCGGAGCCATCTCCCGTAAAGCCCAGCCCCTCCTCCGTTGTGGCCTTGACGTTGATCT
This window of the Dysosmobacter acutus genome carries:
- the cdaA gene encoding diadenylate cyclase CdaA, with product MTIKIADILDITIMAYLVYQLLKLVKSTKAASLLKGLLVFLMALWLSTIFKLNGINFILNRMMELGILALIILFQPEIRRILEQVGSSRFAGFGLFSKEQKAGTMEHAIGQTVLACTEMSKSRTGVLIVFEREILLDDLVRSGTVLDAAVSNELLKNIFFVKAPMHDGAVIIRQGRVLGAGCMLPLSKNVNLSRDLGMRHRAGIGMSENSDAVVVIVSEETGSISVAIGGMLKRHLMPETLENLLRNELLPQESAETDKRKIRLFRRKDGGSDDGE
- a CDS encoding aminotransferase class V-fold PLP-dependent enzyme codes for the protein MIYFDSAATTFQKPAAVRDAMARAMATMSSPGRGNYPAAQTAAETAFECRSELAELFHAESPEQVIFTSNATHGLNIAIKTLVKPGSHVVISGYEHNAVTRPLSAIPNVRVTVAASPLFQQKAALSAFERAISSDVDAVICNHVSNVFGCVLPLEGIAALCRSRNVPLIVDASQSAGVLPLDLMSLQAAFIAMPGHKGLYGPQGTGVLLCNHSATPLMEGGTGSLSVQQEMPDFLPDRLEAGTHNMPGIAGLLEGVRFVRSRSPEVICQHERELTQAAAVAMRRIPGIRVFAEPDLRNQVGVLSFLMANRDVESVGEALANSGIAVRAGFHCAPLAHQTAGTLQSGTVRLSFSAFNSRQEISRFLQLLRTI
- a CDS encoding DUF3343 domain-containing protein — translated: MEYYLIIARSITYAQRMSRVLERIGIRAQIFRAPVGLTDRGCSYALRLRTEHLAPALRALHEAGLNPIQVFLFQQGEYHELEPR